The following nucleotide sequence is from Oncorhynchus clarkii lewisi isolate Uvic-CL-2024 chromosome 6, UVic_Ocla_1.0, whole genome shotgun sequence.
aacctccaaacgagcttcaatgccatacaacactccttccgtggcctccaactgctcgtaaaaccaaatgcatgcttttcaactgttcgctgcacgcccgactagcatcaccatcCTGGATgattccgacctagaatatgtggacatctataagtacctaggtgtctggctagactgtaaactctccttccagactcatatcaaacatctccaatctaaaatcaaatctagagtcagctttctattccgcaacaaagcctccttcactcatgccaaacttaccctagtaaaaccgactatcctaccgatcctcgacttcggcgatgtcatctacaaaatagcttccaacactctactcagcaaactggatgcagtttatcacagtgccatccgttttgttactaaagcaccttataccacccaccactgcgacctgtatgctctagtcggctggccctcgctacatattcgtcgccagacccactggctcatattcgtcgccagacccactggctccaggtcatctacaagtccatgctaggtaaagctccgccttatctcagttcactggtcatgatggcaacacccacccgtaggacgcgctccagcaggtgtatctcactgatcatccctaaagccaacacctcatttggccgcctttcgttccagttctctgctgcctgtgactggaacgaattgcaaaaatcgctgaagttggagacttttatctccctcaccaacttcaaacatctgctatctgagcagctaaccgatcgctgcagctgtacatagtctatcggtaaatagcccatccaattttacctacctcatccccatactgtttatatttatttacttttctgcttttttgcacaccaatatctctacctgtataGGTATctaccaatatctctacctgtacatgacctgATAAAtgatctgatcatttatcactccagtgttaatctgcaaaatttgaattattcgcctacctcctcatgccttttgcacacaatgtatacagactctctttttttctactgtgttattgacttgttgattgtttactccatgtgtaactctgtgttgtctgttcacactgctatgctttatcttggccaggtcgcagttgcaaatgagaacttgttctcaactagcctacctggttaaataaaggtgaaataaaaataaaataaataaattcactGTCAACAAGAAATGTCGTTTGAATTTGTAAACTTAACTCCAGTAACGTCCTCATACCTCCACCCAAATAGTCTCCTAGCCCCACCCAAATAGAATTGAACGATCAGTTATCGATTCTGTTGAGTTGACAGACTGCATTCTACAGGCCTACgcctgaaatcaaatcaaatcgttaTTAgtgatacatacagtatatacaaacgTCGAATATGAAAGCAGTCTAATGGCGAGGTGACTCAAATTCCTGAAAGTACCCGGCCGTGGGGGTTAAAGTGGCGACGTTATGATTGACTACCCTGGTTTCGCACCCTCCCTCTCCTGCATCCCTCCCTCACTCGTTGCTCCCCAGCATCTGTAGCAGCTTGTCGGCACCGCGCGCTTTTATTACTTCCACTTCccactttctctcttcttctgccTCCTTCTGTCGTCCGTGTCCTGATAGATTGAGGATTCATTTTCTGCAGTCCTTAACAATGAACGCCccatttttcttcattttttcctCCTGTTCGTTCTTTTTCCCCCATTTGTCGGGTGAGTAGTGTATAGTTTACCTTGATATGAGCCCTCTACTTGTTGCTTTAAGTGCAATCATACTGTATTCAATTCAAGTAATATCAGATACCGAACATAATGATGGCCAATAATGACAATGATAAAACGGAGTATTTGTTGCATGGATAGCCCATACTTGTAACGCCTATAAAGGTCACAATTAATATAAATTAAATATTATATTTTAGTTATTGgcttattgttttttttacatttgttggCGTGGATGTCATTGATTAAGAAGAAGACATTTTAAATATCTGATTTGTGTGGTTTCCTGATGTTTTTAGTGAACCTCAAAATCAGGAGAACTGACATTTTGTTCGTTATGGGCTATATCCTAATACTTTCAGCAAAGACGTCAACGTTATAAACCATTCCCATATTTGTCGcacctattttattttattttaaacggTACGTGCCATTCATTATATATAAACAATTGATAAATGgttgtacatttatttattttattgaaaagCAAAGCATGTTGCTGACATTTGATGTAAATCTACGGTCACTCAGATGTGTGATATCTTTGATTCCAAGGTAACCTACTGTCTGAGTCGTTTGCATTAGGCTACTGTATGAAATCTGACCTTCAAAGAAAATAATGCCACTCTCCCTGCTTGGCAATCTAAGCTGGGAAAAAACTGTCTAACTGAAAACGAATAAACTAACCAACCTGTTGAATCAACTCAGGGACGaaaatatagtatatagttagAAAATAGGGACAATTGAGGGATTGTCATTGGCTAAGGAGAACACCAAATAAGGCCAAAATAATTAGTCACTCAGGATCAGTCTACTCTACAACATGAATACTGAAAGATGACTTGTCCACTCCATCACCATAGGCTACAACAGGTGCTTTAAGTTTTACTGATGCTGTCTATGTCTaaccctccacccccacctctctTATTCAGGAGGCTCCTGCTCTGAGGCAGAACACAGGTTGTTCTCAGTGATATTCTCCAGCTACAATCAGTACATCCGCCCAGTGGAGAATGTGTCTGAACCAGTTATCGTGCAGTTTGAGGTGTCCATGTCCCAGCTGGTCAAAGtggtgagtgtttgtgtgagcgtgtgtgtgtgtgtgtgtgtgtgtgtgtgtgtgtgtgtgtgtgtgtgtgtgcgtgcgcgcgcgcgtgcgtgtgtgtgcgtgcgcgtgtgtgtgtgggtgagagagagagagagagagatgttgactGCGTCCTCAGTGCCTCTGCTGTGCTGTATGTCTCCCTGGGGTTTGAGAGTTCCACTCTCGGCCAGTGGAGTGTATATATCACACAGTACAGTCTGTGAAAGGCCAGGCTCTGACAGGGAGAAACAATTCATTCCATAAATAACGTATTGAGCACAGAGCCTCTGTGCATTCTCTTAAATGAATATGCATTGATTCAGGGTGATGAAAGCCCATGTTGAGAGCAGCTGTATGGGAGGATGCAGGGGTCAAACTCAACTATATGTGAATGGTCTCATATGAGGGACCAATGTGAAGAGTTGTTCATGGTTTGGGTGCTATCCAGGACACCTGAGATGTGTCCTGCTGTAAATGAGACTCTCTGGGGCCAGTGGGTGATATCAGCCTGAGCCTGGACCCAACGGAGCCTGTCACAGCGAACGGCTGCGTGGGTGTGTGGTTGGCCAAGAGAAGATGGGAAATTTCAGCTCTTCCCTCACTCCTCCCATCTCTGAGTAGGCAGCCCCTTTCACTCAATCACTGCCACTTCGAATGAGTGCTCCTGGTTTTAATGCCTGGTTTTGGCCGGGCGCACTGTGAGGAGATTGGACGAGGAGAGCGGCAGCTGTTTCGCCAGCCTCAAACTGCCCCAGAGTGGATTACTTTAATTACACAaaaaaggggagggaggaagggcgtCATTCACAAATAAACAGATGTATTATTCTAGCACAATACTGTCTGGACCCTTATGTAACAGGGATCTTGATGTGCTGGGTATTGCCACATAAAATTACTCAGGAACTTACTCCCTGTGTATACTTTATAACATAGAAGAACAACACATTTGGGCCACTTTGTGCTACATCAGGCCATATACAACTAGCAGTGGAATAACCTGTGTGATTAGTGTAACAGATAGAAGCTAGGTACATTCAGTCAAGGACCACTTATCCATGTCTTGTCAAGATCTGTGTTTATTATGCTTCCACATTGTGAGCAAGTTCATGTTAAATATGGAATAAAACACGACCACAACGAGTCGATTTCATTTCAGTAAATATCCTCTGTAGAGCTTTCCTTTGGAGGAACTGGGCTCCAAGCCAGAACCTCTCTTTACTGAACATGACACAGAGATAAGAGTATTTCTCATATTTCCCTGACCTCAGCCCATTTAACAGCACAGAAGAACTTCCTGTTTTGATGGATTACCATTATTTCCTCCCCACGCCTCACACCCCTCTACAACTGGGATACTTCAGTCTACTTACAGCTTGGACTATTAGCTTATTTAAAACGCCCATTCTTCCAGGTGGCTCAGACATAATCTCTCATTTAAATAATATACAGTCACTGGTTCCACAGTCTGCCTGGAGGGACATACAGGGCTGGCCTAGTTTCTGCAACCCCAGAACCACCTGTACTGTATCGACCTGCAGCAGTCTTCCTCATCTTAGAGCCAACACCTGGAGTGTCTCTTGGGAGCTCATCAGGACACATGAATGGTTAATGTTATGAGctgggttctgtctgtctgtttgtccgtcggtctgttggtctgtctgtctgtctgggaaaaTCTAAATTGTTTTtgttcacctcctctcctccgtcctcaAAGGGAATTGAGAGGGTAATTGGAAACATGGAAACAAATGCGCTTGTATGAAATGAGACTCTCCTTCTCCACTCAGGCAAATAACGTTTATAGGGGTGGAATCTCTAAATACATGTGTAAAGTGGTCAAAACTGATTAAGCTGGTTGTAGAAAACATTTTATAGATAAGAAGATACTTTTCTCCTTGTAAAAAAACAGCAGATGATTCAAAGGGTGTGTCACAGATTCTAAAACACTTCCACACTAGCCACCGAAAGGTATCCTCTGTGAGAGGAGGATATAGAGGAGTGGAGGACACTTCTCCGTTCGCCTACTAACCTATTGACACTCTCCTCAACCACTCAACCATTTATCGGTTTCTTggtcatggaggagaggaggacagaggagttgAGGAAAGGACAGACTTTTGCCCAATTGagaatctccctctctctccttctttctctatttttttttatttttccatacCCCCCTCTTCCCTTCCACCTGAGCTGAGACAGTGTCAGGCCCTAACTAGCACATCCTGAGAGACAGCCTGGAGCCTGAGGGCCTAGAGGTTGAAGCCATCATATAGTCAATGGCATGCCTCTGGGCTGGAGGACTCAggtgttcctctcctctcagtaTAGTGTCCTCCTCCCTGTGTAACTCCAGCCAGGGTTAGACCCAGGACAGAACGCTCTGTTCACCCTGCCATCCTGTATGGAAGATGATTTCTCCTGACAGTGTGCCCCCTTTCTAACTCTGAAATATTCCTACAGTTCATGAACCCCTGAATTTTGCCTCTGGTCAACTTGTCCTTCTGAGAGTAAATTCTTATTTTCTGTTTCTCAGGATGAAGTTAACCAGATTATGGAGACAAACCTGTGGCTGAGACATGTAAGTACAATCTTCATCCATCTCCTACTGTATGTGTATATTAATTACTGTTTAAACAAATCACTCCACTACATCTACCTGACCTACCTGACCTACTGGGCTctcgagtggctcagcggtctaaggcactgcatctcagtgctagaggcatcactacagaccatggtctgaatcaaggctgtatcacaaccagagATGATATCCAGAGATAATATCCAGAGATAATATCTAGAGATAATATCCAGAGATGATATCCAGAGATAATATCCAGAGATGATATGGGTTACATTTCTACCCAGAGAAGATGTGACATGACTGGTTTACATTTCTACTCAGAGATGATGTACCATGACTGGGTTACATTTCTACCCAGAGAAGATGTGACATGACTGGTTTACATTTCTACTCAGAGATGATGTACCATGACTGGGTTACATTTCTACCCAGAGAAGATGTGACATGACTGGGTTACATTTCTACCCAGAGATGATGTGACATGACTGTGTTACATTTCTACTCAGAGATGATGTACCATGACTGGGTTACATTTCTACCCAGAGATGATGTGACATGACTGGGTTACATTTCTACTCAGAGATGATGTGACATGACTGGGTTACATTTCTACTCAGAGATTATGTACCATGACTGGGTTACATTTCTACTCAGAGATGATGTACCATGACTGGTTTACATTTCTACTCAGAGATGATGTGACATGACTGGTTTACATTTCTACTCAGAGATGATGTACCATGACTAGGTTACATTTCTACTCAGAGATGATATGCCACGACTCGGTTACATTTCTACTCAGAGATGATGTACCATGACTGGTTTACATTTCTACCCAGAGATGATGTGACATGACTGGGTTACATTTCTACTCAGAGATGATGTACCATGACTGGGTTACATTTCTACTCAGAGATTATATGCCACGACTGGGTTACATTTCTACCCAGAGATGATGTACCATGACTGGGTTACATTTCTACCCAGAGATGATGTACCATGACTGGGTTACATTTCTACCCAGAGATGATGTACCATGACTGGGTTACATTTCTACCCAGAGATGATGTGACATGACTGGGTTACATTTCTACTCAGAGATGATGTACCATGACTGGGTTACATTTCTACCCAGAGATGATGTACCATGACTGGGTTACATTTCTACCCAGAGATGATGTGACATGACTGGGTTACATTTCTACTCAGAGATGATGTGACACAACTGGGTTACATTTCTACCCAGAGCTGATGTGCCATGACTGGGTTACATTTCTACTCAGAGATGATGTGACATGACTGGGTTACATTTCTACTCAGAGATGATGTGACACGACTGGGTTACATTTCTATCCAGAGGAAAGGCACAGTATATGATCACATGGTGTGGTGCTACAGAGAATACAAGGGACTGTACTGTTGCATGGTTTGCTGGTTTTGTCACATGGTTGGTGCTGCTGATATTGTCGTGATACACGCTGGGATGAGCTCATTCTGAGGGAAATGAACCGGAGCTAGTTTCCAGATCCATATTAATCTGAACCACATATCCACATCTGTGTTTAACATCCATCTTATACATGACCATCTGTTTGTCAACATACCTAGTATAAGGGACCgtgtgtatatggtaacaacTCAGTCACAGTCAATACAGCTGAGCCAGTCACAAGAGGGTTGTGAAGAACCACTTAATCGAAAAACGTGGCCATCCTTAATTGAATGGTTAATTAGATAAAATAGTAGTTGTGGACCTGGAGGTCATGGATCAGGTCTCAGGGGAGACACAACCTCTCTGCTGTAGGACTGTGTCACTTATATATTCTCCCTCTTAGGTCAAAGGAAAGCCATAACTGTTTCTTCTAATTAACCATTCAATTAACGGATGGCCACACTTTTCGATTAAGTGGTTCTTCACAACCCTCTTTTGACTGGCTCGGCTGTATTGACTGTGACTGAgttgttaccatatacacacGGTCCTTTATACTAGGTATGTTGACAAACAGATGGTcatgtataagatgaatgagggTTAAACACAGATGTGGATATGTGGTTCAAAAAAGGTGGCCACCCGTTAATTGTCAATGGATCAAACATATAGAATGTAGAATTTGAAATGTGTGTGGCTTTTATAAAAGACTATTATCTAATGATATGAGACAACCTATTACCTCTTCAGATCTGGAATGACTACAAACTGAGGTGGGATCCCAAAAACTTTGGAGGAGTGGAGTTCATTCGAGTGCCTTCTAGCAGGATATGGAAGCCAGATATCGTGCTGTACAATAAGTGAGTTTATTGAGTCTACACAACAATATATATCCATGCAATTGCAATAATAATATGTACCGTGCATAACTGAGTTCAAGGATTCTTCGATGACGTTGAAATGACAGAGTAGATGATCCAAAACCAGGACATGACACTCATTTCTTATATTACACCATCATATACTGTAGATCATTTATGTAGTTACTAAATATTCTTAATGGCGTGCATGTAAAGTTTATTAGACAGTGTTATCAAATGATGGAGCCTCAGGGCTTCTTTCTGATGAATTTAGCTGAGGGACAATAGTCTGTTGTTTATATTACATCCTTCCAGTGTAATCTTCAACGATTCAtccaccctcctccatccctgttgtctctctctctctctctctctctctctctctctctttccctctctttctccctctatctcccgctctctatctctctccctctcccccccactgtttctttctctctttctttcgctgtctcctcccccctcccctctctctctgcgccACAGTGCAGTGGGAGATTTCCAGGTGGACGATAAGACCAAGGCCCTGCTTCGCTACAATGGGGATGTGACCTGGATCCCTCCGGCCATCTTCAAGAGCTCCTGCAAGATTGACGTTACCTACTTCCCCTTCGACTACCAGAACTGCACCATGAAGTTTGGCTCTTGGACGTATGACAAGGCCAAGATAGACCTGGTTCTGATTGGCTCCACCATCAACCTCCATGACTTCTGGGAGAGTGGCGAGTGGACGATTATCAACGCCCCGGGTTACAAACATGACATCAAGTACAACTGCTGTGAGGAGATCTACACAGACATCACCTACTCCCTGTACATCAGACGGCTGCCTCTCTTCTATACCATCAACATGATCATCCCTTGTCTGCTCATCTCCTTTCTCACTGTGCTGGTCTTCTACCTTCCTTCTGACTGTGGGGAGAAGATCACCCTCTGTATctccgtcctcctctccctcactgtgTTCCTCCTGGTCATCACCGAAACCATCCCGTCTACGTCGCTGGTCATCCCCCTCATCGGGGAGTACCTCCTCTTCACCATGATCTTCGTCACCCTCTCCATTGTCATCACCGTGTTCGTGCTGAACGTGCACTACCGCACGCCCAAGACCCACACCATGCCGTGCTGGGTGCGCAGTGTCTTCCTGGGGCTTCTACCCAGGGTCATGTTCATGACCCGGCCGGAGAGGGACCCTGAGAGGCTGCCTGGGGGGGTGGTTCAGCAGCTGATGCCCCAAGCCTCGCGGCCCTGTGTGGTCTACACCACAGGAACCATGCAGGGGCAGCAGAAGCCCCAGGCCCTGGTCTCCACCGTGGCTGCCAGTGTGCTCCCAAGCCTGGCCCAGCGACAGCGCCTCTTCATCAGCACGGAGCTCACCAACC
It contains:
- the LOC139412171 gene encoding neuronal acetylcholine receptor subunit alpha-3-like, with product MNAPFFFIFSSCSFFFPHLSGGSCSEAEHRLFSVIFSSYNQYIRPVENVSEPVIVQFEVSMSQLVKVDEVNQIMETNLWLRHIWNDYKLRWDPKNFGGVEFIRVPSSRIWKPDIVLYNNAVGDFQVDDKTKALLRYNGDVTWIPPAIFKSSCKIDVTYFPFDYQNCTMKFGSWTYDKAKIDLVLIGSTINLHDFWESGEWTIINAPGYKHDIKYNCCEEIYTDITYSLYIRRLPLFYTINMIIPCLLISFLTVLVFYLPSDCGEKITLCISVLLSLTVFLLVITETIPSTSLVIPLIGEYLLFTMIFVTLSIVITVFVLNVHYRTPKTHTMPCWVRSVFLGLLPRVMFMTRPERDPERLPGGVVQQLMPQASRPCVVYTTGTMQGQQKPQALVSTVAASVLPSLAQRQRLFISTELTNLNNLSLGGGGGGDSVNAGSSFLCREGRCNCCWHQRSTKLPTETGGGGGGVGSIGTHSGGRSAGIGGVCGGGGSSCSSSESLDGRLKTLSPHFSPEVREAMESVKYIAENMRIQNEAKEVQDDWKYVAMVIDRIFLWVFILVCILGTAGLFIQPLLLFNM